AAACAAGCTGAATGTTTGTAGGATTACTCCAACAATCATCCCCCACCATATTCCCTGTCCAAAACAATAAACAAATACTTATATTCTACGCGTGTAGGCAAAACGCCAAAAAAAGGCGGAGAAGCAGAATGATTTGTTGATCCAACTTGTTTAGAACTGAGgcgtagttgttgttgttgttgttttgtatTTGTGATAATTATGGTGTCTAGATCAACTTGCGGTTCTGATTATCTAATTATGTTGAGAGGataggagaaaaaaaaaacatactgCTGCTTGCAAACTTGTTTTGAAGCCAAGAAAACATCCAATTGGGAGACCAATACAATAGTAAGTAGCTAGATTGATATATGCTACCACTGCTTGCCATCCACTTCCAACAGCCACACCTAAAATTTGCAAGAAATTAGGTTCGAGAAAACTTAAGAATTTTGACAAAcgatttaagttatatacactGACAGTGTAAATATTTCTTGCAGTATTAGAATAGCTTAACATGTTTCAAGTTATCAATCAATATACAGTAAAACCTTTCTACAACAATcatcttttataatattttctttcgAACCAACTTTCATGCCATATGTTTACCATAACAGCATTTTGCTATAGCCGAAACACGATCCGAACAAACGGTATTGTTATAAAGAGTTTTGATTGTACTTATAAAGGTTATATGTAACTGTCTTTTAAGTACTATATTCTTTTCACTATCAATGCATAGAACTTAAACTTTATAACGAAACAGCTCTACGAAGAGCCAGCATGTAAAGGGATTGTTTACCAGAGAGAATAGGCTGAATGCCATTCAACCAAACAGAAATGGCAAGTAATGGAGTCAAATGAGAGACAGCTTCAATGACTTGAGAGTCACTTGTAAAGAGTTTGCTTAATCCAACTCTGCATATCAGCACAATAATGCAGAGAATTGTACTGAACATGATACTAGTCATGTTCACTACAATCACCGACATTTTAGCGACCCTTGGATGTCCTGCTCCAACCTCATTACTAACTCGAACACTGCAGGTACGTGAATTAAATGATACGTGaattaccgaggacatgaccttagataggaggctgtggaggacccacattagggtagaaggctagtacatagtctcgttattcttccctattcataggcgcactagcacattacaattccttgtactctcatttctgctatttctgttactatttattgctttcagtacttttgattactctattttatctgtgatgccttcgtgatttatttttctatagcgctttgaatttttttaactttatctgacccccttttccgctttttttgagccgagggtctctcggaaacagccgtcctaccttggtaggagtaaggtctgcgtacaatctaccctccccagaccacacgttgtgggatttcactgggttgttgttgttgttgttgttgttgttgttaataacAACCACAACATACACAGTATAATCCCAGTGAGTGTCTGGTGAGGGACCCTCAGCAATCAATACGTTAATATTGATATAATAATGTCTCTATTAGCTCCCAAATAAACTTGTAACTTGCAAAGCAATATGGGATGTATACACAAATAGCCAGCCAGATTCGCTGTTTACTTTTCCTAACCggtatacatatattatacatggATTATACATACTCCGGCTATTTTCAATCGTTTAATCAAGAATGTAGGCTGTCTGATGTATAAATACCTGGCTGCAGCTGCTAGTCCCAACATAAATTGCATGTCCCAGTTCCAGTAATTCATGCTGTTATTGCCACTAAATGTTGTGAGCAtttaaaaaagttatttatGAAACAGAGAAAGAAAGGatgttttctctttctttgaATTACCAAACAGAGATGGAGTCCAGTGAGATTGTAGCATAGGGAAGTAGCCCTGATACAAGTACTAGGCCTTGGAAGTACCATATCTCCAAGCTAcatttcagaaaaaaaaaaatcaagaattattACTTGAACATAAAATTTTACATGAGTTAGTGTTTGTTTGTTTGGCATATTTGTTGATAGTGGCTGCTGATCATTGGGATTTTTTTAGTTTAACTAGCCGGGCCGGGCCATTGGACACCAATTGGCCTGGGCCACTTCACAGGTCAAATATGCAAAACCGGCCCAGGCCCCTTAAGGGGTATGCGGAAATGGGTTAAATGGACCGGATTGTGGGTCGACCCTGTCCAGTTGATAGGTCTAGTTGAGAAGGAGAGAAAGAAAACTGAGAGGGAAGGAGGTTTTGGCAAATACAAGTGTGTGTATGTGGGATATTTGTTGATGGCGGCGAGTGACTGTTggaaattttttttgttaaccGGGCTGGGCCGGGTTGTCCATGGATCACTAAGCAGTCTTGGGCTTGGGCTTGGGCTTGGGCCAGGGCCAGTTCATGGCATATGTGAAGCCGATTCAGGCCTCATTTTTAAGGGACTGGATCGGCTAATACATGATGTGGGCCGGGCTGTCTAAGGGGTGGACTTAAATGGCTAAAGTTTACTTGTAAGATATGAAGCAAACCAATTACCATAACATGACTGCAGAGGCAACAGTTAGCTTGAAGTAAGGCCAAATGCTATTGAAAGCATTCATAGAGAAACCAGTCCAAGTCTCTTTGCACAAAGGACTATAAACAACGTAAAGACCTTGCGCGATGACCAACAGCCACCACGAGAAGCTCTGTGCCAGGGCAGCCCCGAATAGACCATATTCCAAGACATTAACCACCAGCCAAGTGATCACAACATGCACAATGAACACGGATACCGCGATATAAGCCAAAGGGTTAACAATGTTCTGTGCCTGCAGAAACCTCTGCATTGGACAACTTATAGCAAATGCATAGAGCTGAAGGATCAATCCGCGGGTGAATAATTCGCCTTGCTCAGATAGGGTCTCTGATTGGCCTATTGCTTTAAGCAATGGCCCTGAAAACCAGTAAGGAAATGAGAGGAGAAAAGCTGCTCCAAGGTGAAGTAAAATTGCTCTTTGGCATATCACTCCCATAACTGCATATCTATTTGCACCATATGCTTGGCCACAAACTGTCTCAACAGCACTTGCCATGCCCAACTGTTGACAAAAACTCTTTTTAAGTCAAGTACCAAAACATACCAATAGTTGCAAAGTTCAAAAACAATATAATACAGGCGAATCCAAGATTTGAAATAACAAGTGCATCATCCATATTTATATGAAACTCTTAACAATCTTTATAACTTTTTTTGCATTTAATTAGTTCTATCATTGACGGTGTAAAACATCACAACCTCTTGGGGTGTTTCCCTTTCCAAGATCTTGTGTGAATGCAGGATGTTTCGTGCACTAAGATGGCCCTTTGTCTTACTCACAGCGTAAAGTATTATCCACAAAATCAGATCACTTACAAGGTAATTATAAGTAAATCCCTACAATAAGTATTAATTGGTAAACTCGTAAAAATTGTAACTAACCTACAGCTATCACATGTTAGACTACTACACTGTcagtatatataacttaaattcatACCATAACACCATACGCAAGGCCTTGAATTCCCACACTAGCAATGGAAGCACCAGCTAACTGCAATGAACCTAAATGTCCAACAAACATAAGGGTGACAAAGCCAAGCATGTAGTTAAAAATCAAGACTATAATAACAGCCCCAGAAAGAAGCCAAAGTAGCCTTGATTCCCAAGCAAACAATTTGAGATACAACTTGAAAGACACATTCTTGTGTTCCAAGAGCTCTTCGATTTCGTCTGATGATATGTCTGATAACTTAGCTGTTGAGTGAAGTATATTAGGTAGCAATGTCTGTTGGTTCTCCATTGTTCTTGTTCTCACTGTCTTTTGTCTCTTTAACAACAATGCAACCTTATATGCATTGAAAGGAACACAATGTGAGTAGATGTAAATACGTTTGTACAAAATTCAGTAAGATGAACAGAACAGGTGCAACTACTAGTCCTTGTGTAGATTTTTATGTAGCTTTGTTGTTCAGTAGGAAGCTTAGGTGTGGATCAATATTGTTATCACTGAGTGATGAAAAAGTTAGGTAGCAACAGAATTGTTTTGGAACGGATCCAAGACCTGAAATTTATGAATTCGGAATTTTGTTATGTGACCTCAAGTGCGCTCTAATAACTAGATAcgaaatttaatatttgttcatatttaatgaattttataACAGATTATAAGGTCTACACCAAAGTTAATGAGTTCTGCCGAATCTATAGCTTACACTGTGGATCTGCTCCTGGGCTGGTTTTCCACCTAGTTTTTAGTGTTAGGCCAATTTTAGCAAAGTATAACTTAAGAACTTTTGTACAatattagtattagtataaaTAATTGTTAGTATATAAAGCTTAAATCTCTAGACATGATAGTATACTCTCTACGTTTTAATTAGTTTGTCTGATTTTAATTTGGCACGAAATTTAAGAACATAAAGAAAACTTTTGAGTCTTCTAGTCTTAAATTAGACATGTAGAAtgtaggcataatacataaagaCATTTAAACTTGACCTCAACTAGCAAGTAAGCACTCTAAGTTAGATACATCAACGTGATCTCAACTAACAACTAAACACTTCGATTGGTCCCCATTGTGTCTTATAGACACCCAACATTAACATGACACATGAATTTTGAAGGCATATAGATCATTTTGTAAGTTGGAGTGTTCAACAAACTCAATTGAGACGAATTGATATGTCTAAATGCGCATACTCAAAGTTGGAATGTTTAATTGTCAATTGAAGCCAAGTTAAAGTGTCAATGTATTATTCAAAAtatcctttaatcttgtggtcttacaCATGCCACGTGAAaagttaaattaaaaaattgccaaaaaaatgacattaaaaaagtaagaaaaagaaattgagaCGAAGGGAGTATCATGCActaacaaattcaagtttatcCATCTTAAAATTTGATCATAAGAGCTTTTAAGTAATCAGTCTATTCTTAAATACAACAGGTAGAAAAGACATTGCTTCAGCTAGTAACACTATTTGTACAGTTGTCTCTGGAGGTAGTTCCACAGgaataacaacaataaacatTACAATTTACATTGAAAATTATCTGGTTTACAAGGTTCAAATGAGACTTGACCCCATTTTTTAGGTAGAAGTACATGACAAAATGACATTGATTGAACAAGGTACAAAGAATTGCTGATATTAGCAGATACATGGTACATTTACCTTAGGGATCACTTAATTGTTCTTGTTCATTAGTAGTTTACGTTGCTCAGACTCGTCAAAATTACCGAGTGTGTGTCGCATCCTCCAAAAGCTGTGCTTCAGAGGATCCAACACGGGTGCAATAACATTTTGGGAGTGTCCAAGCAACATAAATTAGTACTCAAGTGACCCCAAGGGTATTCCGTTCATAATATTACACGAGTGGTTCCGGTTCATGAAATCATCGCAGCCATTGCCATTACTAGTGATCCTCTGCGTTTTGCCAGCACTTGGTAGGTTGAGGCCCTCTTTGCCCATCTGTTGCACTTCAAGTGGAGAAAGTATCTTGATGTACCAAACACTGTTCACAAACTCACTGTAGCAACATAACGATTAGTTAAAAATGTAATAACTAAAAGGGTTAACAAATACGCAATAACATTGACATAGTAACGGTTCAAAAAAATTCTACATTGTCAGTGTATACAGGTTAATAACTAAACATAGTAAAATAAGCATACTCGGAAATGTGTAAGAGGGAAATATGATGATATAAACCGATAGAGTTCATATCTTTAAGTAGCTGAGCAACGCAATTGGCAGTATTTTAAGTGGAAACTATGATCGGCTTCAAATAGCAGTAATAGACTAAATGCTGCTCATGATGTCTAAAGAGGAGCAGAAACTAATAAACTGTGGAAGTTCAAAAGTGTAAACCAAAGAGGGAGCGACTACGAGCTCTCTCCTTAGACGAAGTTACTGGAGATGTCACATGCCTATTTAGCTTTTTCCTCCAAGTGGTTTTAGAGGTGGTCCGATCCAAACTGTTTTTTAGTAGGTTGCAAGAAAACATCAGAAGACTATCCCCAAAACCTCACATATCGGAACTATTTGTGAGGACAATAATTTGACTGAAGCGAAATCTTCACAGAACCACCCCGCCCCctctcccaaaaaaaaaaaaaaagaaatgcgCACAAAAAAGTGTTGGTGGTAGGAGCAAGCCTGCCACAGACAACAAGTGGTTGGATACTTACTGCCAGGGGTCATCACCAAGGAGGAGAACATCATTCTCACGGTCAACGAATACAAGCTGCCAGCCTGATCTCTCAGGATCCTCCAACAGGCCTTCAAGGCCAAACATGCGAGCAAGCTCACTTCGCAGCTCATTATAGCTGCTAAATTTGGAGATATCCAGTGATCGTCCAAAGGACCCTGATTTGTGAACCTGCCAGAAACAAGAAACGTGAATCAAGACATTATTAACAAATATTTCCCAACTTCTAGACGGgtttttttctaatttaaaaAGATGTGCCATCAAATCATCAGTAAATAAAAGGTTCCATGTTTCTCACAGCAGATTATACACTCACCTTCACAAAGGTTTCTGTAAGTGAGTTTGCTTGTTCCACATTTTCTGAGGACTGCAAGACACCAGATTCATCTACACAACTTGAAGTTGTCATGTCTGAATTAACGGGATACTCACTACCCACAGTATTTGTGAAGTTAGAGGTAGCATAAGGCACAGGTAAAGATCCGTTCTCCGGACTGTTACCCTTCAGGTTTGACATACCATTAACTCCAAATAGCGCGTTGTTTTGGCTATCTGCTACAGCTTGATAATCCAAAACTTCTCTGCCAGGATTTGGTGAAAACAAAGTGGAAAAATCTGAGACCTTAGTATTAGGCACCATCAAATCTTCAGTCTGTGTCACTATGTATGGAGCTCGTGAAGGGAGCTGAGATTCTAGAGCAATCCGCTTTGATGATGAGGAAGGAGACACTAGAGAGTTGGTTTCAGTCATGTTCAGGAAAGTGGATGCTCCATTACGGGGAAATGAACTCAGGAGACTTTTCATGGTGGAACTGCTGTTAGATGTATTAATATGATTACCAACTATATCAGAATATGTTTGTTGAGAACCCATTGAACCTAAGACCTGTAAATGAGAAAGCTGTGACTGAGTAGCTGAACACAATTGAGCCTTGGTTTGCTGCTGATCTTGACACTGCGAGTGCACTTGATGGGGTTCCTGAACTTGTTGATCATGATACAATTGCTGGTGCTGCAACTGCTGCTGCTGAGTATTATAAGATTGGTGGCACTGCATTTGCTGCTGCAGCATCTGTGCCTGAGATATTAGTTGGTTTTCTGGGAAGCCTTGGAGAAAAGTATGTTGCAAATTGGATGGATGCAAAAGCTGGCTCTGAATTGAAGATGGTGTACCACTAGGGACATGTTGGAACTGCATAAGCGACTGATTTGCAAGCTTAGAAGAATCTAAAGTTGCCATTGCTTGCAAAATGTCAGGCTGCAAACCTAGCATAGAAGCATCAAACCTTGGCTGCATGAATGGAGTAACACCAAATCCCTGGAAGTTAAGTGATTGTATCCCCTGATCACCCATGCCACCGTGCAACCATGTAAGTGGAGAATTCATAGTCATATCACCATTTGATAGACCTGAATGGATGAGAAGATAGGAACAACTGAATCAAATTGAAGAATACAGataccccccccccctcccccggGTAACAACAGCAACAATATATCAGACCAGGAAATGAAGGCAGTCCAGGTGGCCATGGCCGCTTCAGCCTAAGGGAGAAAGGAGATGGATACATTGGAAAGGTTGTCAGAGGTTCAATTTCCCACAGCGAAACTCTAGGCTGCCTCTCCCCTGCAGTTGATTCATCCCATCCAACCTGTATGTTAAAGAGGATCAACGATGAAATTCTAAACCAAAATGACAGCATACACATGAGAATCCACGAATACTAAAAGGATTTAAGTAGCCATAGtttcaatttattatttaatactaAATGACCACCTGCTATGAACTAACCTTTACAGACTGCCAATGAGAATTTGGCCAACGAACAGGATCTAAATCACTGATGCCAGTAATTGTGCCCATATACCTGAGACCAAAGATATTCACATGATTAAACTATTTGTATCAGTTAGAGAGAAAAAGTGGATAACAAACAGAGGACAGAGTTTATCTTCTTTCTCTTAGGAAATTATCACAAACGGTGGAAAAATAGAAGGCAGAAAAAACTGAATCACCCAAGGGAGGACAGAGTTTATCTTCTTTCTCTTAGGAAATTATCACAAACGGTGGAAAAATAGAAGGCAGAAAAAACTGAAtcacccaagggtgtggcctagtggtcaatgaagtggttgaAAACCCTGAGGTTTCACGTTCAAAACTCAGCAGAGACAAAacaaaacactaggtgattcttCCCATTTGTCctagccttggtggacagagttacctgGAACCTGTTTCTGCTGGGGGTGGCAGGTATCCCGTAGAATCATAAACAACTTCTTTTTTTCCTGATAAAAGAACATAAACAACTCCAAAATTCGGATCGTCCTAGATTGACACTTATTTAACAATAAggatttccttttttttgtccAAACAAGATTAGTTCCCTGCAACTTTCTTTTGGGAGGAGAGGGTTAGGCTGCAGCTCCCTCCAAAATTATGATCTCCTGCGTTTCCCGTATTTTAACAAGAACATTTTTAGACTAAGTCAGCTATAATTTTCAAAGATGCCTTAAAATACTTTCACACCAAACTAAATGAGAAATTGGTACTAGCCCCTGGACCACCCCCTCCCATTTCAATATAATGTCCCTCTTATCAATAAAAGATTTGGTTCTCCAACTGACCTTGTAATTCGTAATGCTTGCAAAAAATTCTAGAAGATTATACCTACCTACGGATGCTCGATTCTTCTGTTTCAAATAGCATTCGGAACCTCATGCCAACAGAAACTCGCGTATGATACACTGCTTTAGCATACTTGGCGAGAGGTATGACAAACTCTGATGGACATGCCCTGAAATTGGAAAGCTAAAACGTCAAATGTGAACTTAAGTCCATTAGTAAACTAGAAATGCAACCTTTACCTTGGATTGAAAAATATTGTAAATCGGCTATTTGTTGCAGCTGCGTGAGCTGCTGCAGCTAGAAGACCAATGTGCATGCTATCACTTGACAACACCGAGGAAGGTAAAACAGTTTGCGGACGATTGGCACGTCGTATCCCCAAAAGCAATTGATTATTTTCATTCCTGATGGGAGATGACAGCATTTAGCCAGATAAAATTACACCAATAACAAtctacccagtgtaatcccacaagtggggtatgTTGTgtgcagaccttacccctaacttgtgaaggaagaaaaaattgatCTAAGAAATTGAGGGGGTGAAACAAGAGAGTTTATTAATTGTAAAATGATCCAAGAAGCTACACCAACACCCATCACCCAATATAGACTGTATGCTGACAGGTAATAGTTGTTAACCAGTCCTAAACTTCATGAACTTAATATACTATACTTGGCTGTAAAATTTTCGAGCAGTAAATATTTAGCTTAGCCAAGTATACAACACAAACATGGAGATTTCAAAAGTTTCTGTATTCTACCATAGAAAAGAGCACATAGGCAAATGTAACAGACCCCACCTACTCAAAGTGCACCAATAAGGAAAGATAGATAACAAATCCATTGATATACAAGACAAGCAACAGAACAGACATATTGCATCTGCAGCTCAGATACATACAATTTATAAACACATATACACATCAACTGTGAGTCTTAAATGGTTTACAGAAACTTCCAAAGGAACTGCAATAGCTAGGATAATATTTTTCTACCAGATAAAGATAACTGAGTCGCCTGCAACAAGTCTCTTCGCACTTACAAACACACTCCATCCTGTCGTCAGGAGATGCCTCTTTGGTTGGCCTAAGAACGAGGAATCAGATCATTAGTGTCCAATTTCATAAATTATAGCACTGCAATCAGAAATTTTCAACACCAGAATCCAGAACCTCTTTCCTTAAATCATACAATAAGAGGATAATAACtaggaaaaaaatcaaattgcATCCATAATGGAATCTACGTCAGAGAAACGAGACAACAGAACCTAAGTCAAAACAATCATACACTACTACACTAGGTTCTAAACAAGAATTCTCAATTTCAAGCTTTTTCTTTGTGTCATCTTCAGTGCTTTAGAAGCTAAAAGGAAAGGGTGAAGTTTTTCTGTTAAATAAAAGGTAAACAGAGTTTTAACCACCGGTACAAGGTATTATATATTCACCAGCTCACTCTGCAGAAGGTCTATTCGGCCAGGGAAGTGGGTCATTCAGCCATTGGTGTAGTCATTGCATTTATTACATGTGGTAAGATCATTTTACAGCTGGGAATTGGCATTCAGAATTTGGTTTTGTTTTTTTAGAATGGTAACATAAGGCTTTCAGAATTTGTATTTAGAAAATTAGGAATCAGAAGTCAGTATGTATATTGGTTGCATCAAAAACTTCCCACCACAATGTAGtgaattcaaacttcatataatGAAGTGTATATAAAACCCCTAAGAACTTTAAACATAGCCAATTTAAATCAAGGTACCAACCCCCATGACAACATTGTAACAGAGTCTTTCAAGGTAAAACTACTCTATCAACTCTCTGAACAGAAACTCACCGCGAAATATATGCCGGAACTTCCATTCATTTCCATGAAGATCTTTACCAATCAACTCTTGCACAGGAGGCTGTTGAGAGTAATCCTGCAACAGCAAGATATAACTTGAGTCAGTCGAACACCACCGACCAGTAGCAGGATATTTTAAAACCAAATGCTCATGAAACacctcaaataaaaagaaaaaagaaaaaaatgctgATGAGCTCAACTGATGGGACCTACAAGAGGAGGGAAAACTTTTTCTGCAGCACGTCGAGGGACAGAGAATCCACCATGGGTACTGGTATCGCTTGCAGTCAATGTTTTGCAGAAATAGTTACTTGGTTGTTTACTCAGGGTCCCGAGTTCAGCTGGTAGCAGGAACACATATTTTTGCTCTTGCTAATGGAGAAATAGTCAATTAGCACttataaataatttcaaaacAAATGAATTGATGAATGTAACATACTGGACTTAGTGGCTGCAAAGTCATTTGAGCATATACTTCATCAGTCTCAACATCTGCCTGTAATTTAGAAATTCTTCAGTCTCTACCGACTGTTAACACTCCAAAAACACGTGATTTTCACACCAGAAAGAATACATAGGGTCAAACTTACATCCATGGTCACATTGTGAAGCTGACAGATAAGTTGAGGTGGTAATCCAGGATAGTTAGGGATATGAccatctatttccttgtttgtgGATGCAGCAACCTGTAAGACTTTCATAAAGATTAAAGGTGCCTACCACTAGTCTCCAagctatacaaaaataaaagaccAGTACAAAGTATTTCAAGTAACATCGTTTCACCAATAATTAAGAGACTCTAGGAATCCAGTGGATCATTCTATTCTCTGTTGCACCAAAAATTAGCcaaacaaaatctcaatttCCAAACTAATGCAGAAttatatcaagaagatcaaatCTAGGAAATATCTTAAAATGAATTAGAATCTcacaaattaataaaaagaaCTATATCAACAAATAAATAATGTTTTTTCCCATAATACTAGCTCAACTCTGTTCACCGAGATGAATAACGCCACCAGGGAATTGCTTAGTTCTCCAGAGTTAGAAAGAAAAATTTATTTCCTATACATACTTCCGACGCGAAAAACATGACTGGAAGTGCAAATATAGTTAACCCCTTCAAATACAAGCTAAAAAAACCCAGAACGCATGACAGAGAGACATCAAAATTACAAAATAGTAGCATACCTCATGTGGCACAGGTTAAATCTTAAAGGTTATTTATACACATAGCCCACtattaaatgaaaagaaaaagagaagtcCAAAGTTCAAAGGGAGCATCACCATGAAGAACCAGAACATAAGAATTTACTACCAACCATGTCAAAGACCTATGCTTTAATTAACTTTATGAGCTTATGGCATAACATAAGTTCTATCACTCCCTCCATTATCATTTTACTTTTCCATTTTAGCAAATCAAGAGAgttttattacttttttctCATACTACCCTTGGTATTAAATACCTTACATAAAAAGTATAGTCAAATTTAGAGTTCGGAAGCATCATTAATAAGTCAAGTTTAGTAAGATACAACTATAATTAAAGCTTTCATAAGGGGTTAGCCAACAGGGGCCAAGTAATATGAAACGGAGGGAACACTAACCTGCTCACTATGCCCTTGAGGAAA
This sequence is a window from Solanum dulcamara chromosome 10, daSolDulc1.2, whole genome shotgun sequence. Protein-coding genes within it:
- the LOC129870918 gene encoding protein DETOXIFICATION 41 — translated: MENQQTLLPNILHSTAKLSDISSDEIEELLEHKNVSFKLYLKLFAWESRLLWLLSGAVIIVLIFNYMLGFVTLMFVGHLGSLQLAGASIASVGIQGLAYGVMLGMASAVETVCGQAYGANRYAVMGVICQRAILLHLGAAFLLSFPYWFSGPLLKAIGQSETLSEQGELFTRGLILQLYAFAISCPMQRFLQAQNIVNPLAYIAVSVFIVHVVITWLVVNVLEYGLFGAALAQSFSWWLLVIAQGLYVVYSPLCKETWTGFSMNAFNSIWPYFKLTVASAVMLCLEIWYFQGLVLVSGLLPYATISLDSISVCMNYWNWDMQFMLGLAAAASVRVSNEVGAGHPRVAKMSVIVVNMTSIMFSTILCIIVLICRVGLSKLFTSDSQVIEAVSHLTPLLAISVWLNGIQPILSGVAVGSGWQAVVAYINLATYYCIGLPIGCFLGFKTSLQAAGIWWGMIVGVILQTFSLFILTARTNWNTEVAKAAYRLNEAGNREDEDLGDNH
- the LOC129904997 gene encoding auxin response factor 6-like isoform X2, with amino-acid sequence MKVSSSGFNPQPEEVEKKCLNSELWHACAGPLVSLPHVGSRVVYFPQGHSEQVAASTNKEIDGHIPNYPGLPPQLICQLHNVTMDADVETDEVYAQMTLQPLSPQEQKYVFLLPAELGTLSKQPSNYFCKTLTASDTSTHGGFSVPRRAAEKVFPPLDYSQQPPVQELIGKDLHGNEWKFRHIFRGQPKRHLLTTGWSVFVSAKRLVAGDSVIFIWNENNQLLLGIRRANRPQTVLPSSVLSSDSMHIGLLAAAAHAAATNSRFTIFFNPRACPSEFVIPLAKYAKAVYHTRVSVGMRFRMLFETEESSIRRYMGTITGISDLDPVRWPNSHWQSVKVGWDESTAGERQPRVSLWEIEPLTTFPMYPSPFSLRLKRPWPPGLPSFPGLSNGDMTMNSPLTWLHGGMGDQGIQSLNFQGFGVTPFMQPRFDASMLGLQPDILQAMATLDSSKLANQSLMQFQHVPSGTPSSIQSQLLHPSNLQHTFLQGFPENQLISQAQMLQQQMQCHQSYNTQQQQLQHQQLYHDQQVQEPHQVHSQCQDQQQTKAQLCSATQSQLSHLQVLGSMGSQQTYSDIVGNHINTSNSSSTMKSLLSSFPRNGASTFLNMTETNSLVSPSSSSKRIALESQLPSRAPYIVTQTEDLMVPNTKVSDFSTLFSPNPGREVLDYQAVADSQNNALFGVNGMSNLKGNSPENGSLPVPYATSNFTNTVGSEYPVNSDMTTSSCVDESGVLQSSENVEQANSLTETFVKVHKSGSFGRSLDISKFSSYNELRSELARMFGLEGLLEDPERSGWQLVFVDRENDVLLLGDDPWHEFVNSVWYIKILSPLEVQQMGKEGLNLPSAGKTQRITSNGNGCDDFMNRNHSCNIMNGIPLGSLEY
- the LOC129904997 gene encoding auxin response factor 6-like isoform X1, yielding MKVSSSGFNPQPEEAVEKKCLNSELWHACAGPLVSLPHVGSRVVYFPQGHSEQVAASTNKEIDGHIPNYPGLPPQLICQLHNVTMDADVETDEVYAQMTLQPLSPQEQKYVFLLPAELGTLSKQPSNYFCKTLTASDTSTHGGFSVPRRAAEKVFPPLDYSQQPPVQELIGKDLHGNEWKFRHIFRGQPKRHLLTTGWSVFVSAKRLVAGDSVIFIWNENNQLLLGIRRANRPQTVLPSSVLSSDSMHIGLLAAAAHAAATNSRFTIFFNPRACPSEFVIPLAKYAKAVYHTRVSVGMRFRMLFETEESSIRRYMGTITGISDLDPVRWPNSHWQSVKVGWDESTAGERQPRVSLWEIEPLTTFPMYPSPFSLRLKRPWPPGLPSFPGLSNGDMTMNSPLTWLHGGMGDQGIQSLNFQGFGVTPFMQPRFDASMLGLQPDILQAMATLDSSKLANQSLMQFQHVPSGTPSSIQSQLLHPSNLQHTFLQGFPENQLISQAQMLQQQMQCHQSYNTQQQQLQHQQLYHDQQVQEPHQVHSQCQDQQQTKAQLCSATQSQLSHLQVLGSMGSQQTYSDIVGNHINTSNSSSTMKSLLSSFPRNGASTFLNMTETNSLVSPSSSSKRIALESQLPSRAPYIVTQTEDLMVPNTKVSDFSTLFSPNPGREVLDYQAVADSQNNALFGVNGMSNLKGNSPENGSLPVPYATSNFTNTVGSEYPVNSDMTTSSCVDESGVLQSSENVEQANSLTETFVKVHKSGSFGRSLDISKFSSYNELRSELARMFGLEGLLEDPERSGWQLVFVDRENDVLLLGDDPWHEFVNSVWYIKILSPLEVQQMGKEGLNLPSAGKTQRITSNGNGCDDFMNRNHSCNIMNGIPLGSLEY